The Mytilus edulis chromosome 5, xbMytEdul2.2, whole genome shotgun sequence genomic interval attggtgaaagcctttttgagttattgtccgaagtgttgaaaatccccctttttttatgaataaagccccataaatccaaaacttaaaatctgaaatttataaaaattgaaagggagcttacatcaatagatataaacaattcaccaaagtttcatggacattggtgaaatcctttttgagttattgtccgaagtgttgaaaatccccccttttttatgaataaagcctcataaatccaaaacttaaaaactgaaattaaaaaaaaacgaaagggagcttacgtcaatagatataaacaattcacttaagtttcatggaaattggtgaaagcgtttttgagttattgtccgaagtgtggacgacggacggacggacagacggacggacaacggtataccataatacgtcccgtctaaaagacgacgggcgtataaaaagtgtCAAAATTTAACACATAAAGCTAGCATTTTTTGGATGATATGATTGGTCAACTTTTCCATCATGAGACACAACgataaaatgtatttaatacaATAAGTTGGCTTAAAATcttaaacaacatattttatcaaaacaaatagttTTAAATGCAATATATCTTTCTGAGTTGCGGAATAATTTAAAACGAACTAAATAACAGCATGCCAAGTTAGAGAATAACATGATTTCGTGTGAACAATTTAATAATAGCCTTGCAGTCTATGTAACTACTATACTTTCGCTGAAAAGGGATTAATAGGTTGAGCTTAATTGACATTTGTATGATACACAGCAACTCTAGAATTATTCTTCGCCTGAACTTGTGGCTCTCTTGCTCCTCCTCTGTCTCGGCGATTGTTTCGGAGAGCGGCCAGGGGagttttctgaaaaataaaaaacaataattaacTATCTGTGTAGCATGTGTTTGCATTAGTTCAACTTtaagaaaatatacaaacaatactTTGTACTTACAGGTATTTAGTAATTTACAAATAGAAATCCAATCAATGataatataattgataattgtttaGAAAATGTAGGAGAATTCCTAACCCTCCATAACCCACTAAGAGGTTATGAAGGTCAAACATCCTCAATCTTATTATAGCAAGTCTCAAGAAAGTTGAAAGATACTGTATAATCTATCACTTGCTGGAACTTGCGCCCAAAGATTTTTTCTTTTAGATAAAGTAATTTTGCAGAGCGTGATGAACACTGCACAATCAGATGAGTtacaaaattgattttatttagcaTATGTTAGAGAATTCCTAACCCTCCATAACCCACCAAGAGATTATGAAAGTCAAACATCCTCAATCTTATTATAGCAAGTCTCAAGAAAGTTGAAAGATATTGTTTATCTATCACTTGCTGGAACTTGCAAcacaagattttttttagataaagtaaTTTTGCAGACAGAGATGAACAGTGCACAATCAGATGAGTTAAAAAATAGACATTTAAGCAATATCATGATTATGTTAGAGAATTCCTAACCCTCCATAACCCACCAAGAGATTATGAAAGTCAAACATCCTCAATCTTATTTTAGCAAGTCTCAAGAAAGTTGAAAGATATTGTATAATCTATCACTTGCTGGAACTTGCAACCCAAGAAATTTCATATCAGTATTTCTACATATTTGCAAAGTGTTTTTTTCTTGATACTAGAATGCTTGTTATCATAATTTGTACACACCTAGAAAAGACAGAATTTTAACACAGTTAATTATTTATTCAGTCTGCTGAAAGGCTCAAAGAATAATGTTATCACCCCATTTATATTTATCGCATTGATAAACCCAATTCTTACTTTGAAGGGCTTCCTTTGGGATCCAGTCATAATCAATGTCTGAGTTCTGTGTTCCCATTTCTACCTTTGGTTTTGGTTTAGACAGATGTTTTctctaaaataaaacaataaaaaattcatACAATTGAAATCAGATCACACATTTACCTCTTGCATACAGCCTAACTAACAGATCCTGAATTGTGAAAACAACTAAGAACATTGTGAGATTAAATTATTTggagtattttttatttacactTGCACAAGATTCACTAGTATAAAGTTTGACTTATAGAAATTTCTAACAAGAATTAGAGATTCactttaaaattgacatttcttACAGCTTTTACAACTTATGTGTTGGTTTACTTGAAATAAATAGTCTTAATATGTGCTAGGTTGTTcataaaaacatacataaaagGAAATCACATCGAAATTGGTTTGTTGCCAGGTTAATTTAATCATCAAAAACATTATACTTTTACAGAAACAATTGGTTTGTATACTATAAATGATATACAAATGAATATATCACAATATGCTAGGAGGATGATAGTTATAATAGAGTGAAGCATTACTTACGCTGAAAGTTCCAAGGAATTGTTGTGCTCCTACCATAAGTAATACTGCTAATGCTGCCAAAAATACATACAAGaaaaatctgaaagaaaaaaTGGAGTTTATTATTTAAGACTGCTCGTCTTTCTACATTTTGAACCTGCAACCACATAATCACAGCTTGCAACTTTGACAAATAATAGATAAAGTTTAAGTTATGGTTTAAAAAATGAGGGTACTGACAGGCTTGTACAAATTGAGTCGACAAATGAAGTGTTCAGAATTGCTACATATAACTCAATTCTGTTGAATGCTATGTTTATATTTAAGACAAAAATCACACCAATAGGGCTTTAATTTCTATATTCACTGGAATCAATTTTCCTGCATCCAGAAATGATTAAATTGGGTTACTTACGTTTCACCATCTAATCCTTCATCAGGTTCTataatatttactgtttcattAAATACAGCGTTCTGGAATGAATTGCCATCCTAAAAAGAAACATACAAATTATCTCATAAAACATTTAACAGatattattgaaaaaagtgaattcacgcttaaattttaatttatagcAGGTTATTTCGTTTGTCAGGCATTAGAACTGCTTTATGTCTATGATGCTCAAAGAAGATTCCAGGATTGTTTTAAAAGAATAATTTGTGCACCTTTAAAACAATACATTATaatgtcaaaacattttttattaaagaacAAAGCCTTAGAATCTTTCTATTTATATTCTTTTAGATGTTCTTAAAAGCTAGCAATAAATTTATTCGAATATATTTGGGATGATAAAACTTGCCATTAATTAATACTTTTGGTCTAAAGTGCACCGATTATTTCCAGGAAATAAACATGttgtaaaaattttcattatttcatactttttttattatcttaaaaTTCTTACCTCATCTTTGTAGTCCAGAAGGATTGTCAATCCAAATGGTCTTGCAGCAAATGATTCTGGTGGACTGAATGCATATTCGACAGTAGCCTGACGCTTGGCTTCAACCTCCATGTTGTAAGTGGCGGCAGTGAACTGAAAGAAGAACAAAGAAACATTAAGTTCCcattcttttataaattaaaagCTATTTACGTATATATGGAATGTTTGTACTGTACTATtattaatatgtatattttaCAATGTATTTCCAGCTATCTATTTTTCAAGCAGACAAACAAAACAGGTACATTTTTATACAAACCAAAAACCAAAGAATTAGATCTCAAAGTCTGTTATCCCTTTCATGACAAAGATAGGTTTAAGGTAAAACGCTGCAATTAGTATTAGTGACTAGTTGTTTGTCAAGACACTTGATAATATTCTCCATAATGAAAAAGCAATCAATATCAAAGCCACTCAATATGACACTACCGTACTCTCACACCCAACTATTCCATACCAGATATAACAGAGACCTAATACACAAAATTTGAAGTATGTTTTTAACCAATTGTTTGCTTGAGATGTGAAAGTATTCTACaaacaaacattatttacatatattaatCAGATGACATACATTTTGGATGAAGAAGTTGTAGTCCTGTGGATAACGGAATGATGCTCCTAATGATTCAAGGGTGAACTTCTTATCTCCTTTGTTTGTAAATCCTACCAAAAATCTCACTAGTTTACCAGCTGgcaaatctgaaataaaacaaacagaaagTTGGAGCAAATGGCTACATTAAACTACATACTGGTTCAATTGTGTAAGAATAAAACTCCCTATAATATTGAATTCAATGATAAATGTTTTGACTTCGATATTGAGGACAAAACCTCTTGTAAATAAAGTGTAGTTTCTagtctatatttaaaaaaaagaaaaaaaaagttttcaaggCAATATGCGTCAAAGATTTGACTGAGATTGAAACAAACCCGTTTCAATAGGCATCATAGATTACAAATCAATCATCAACACTTTAGAAAATTTAAACTCCAAGTATGAATCCTCATTTCTAGATCACTGTGActgtattattcatttttttatcattttacataCAAACTGTACTTGTAACTTAGGCTAATGCcgctatatattatatatttaattactTTTATGGAATACCACTTTAATTACCTGTTGTTCCAGTGGGTTTGGTGAAGAGTGTGACAACGTCAGCATCTTCAGAAGGTTTTAATTGTGTcgtctcttcttcttcttctcccTCCCCCTACAAATGTAAGCGAAACATTGAATATTGTATGTACGGTATAAATGTAAACTATACACTcttgtttataatttatttagtttaaatgttcaTTCAAATATGATTAATCCGAAGTGCAAAGATAGTATTATTGGAAAGCAATGGTAAATTATGGGCAAATTTTGCAACTCAATtactttaaatcaaataaattgtaaaatttagaTTCTGGGAGATGATTAATCAATGTTTGTCATAATTAAGTAAAAATGTACTGTAGTAAACATATATTAGTCATAATGGACTATCTGCTGTTGTTATTTCATGTCACTTTTGTGAACAATCAATTATTCATGTTCATTGTACAAAGTTGTACATTTTCAGGGAAAGGATTAGTATTCAAATGATTTCTGTTGTTACctgtttaataaaatattactTTGTTTTTTAgagttttcaaaatttcaatctcTGCCAAAATTGGAgcagtgaaaataaataatacaccTTCTAGAGTAGGTTTCATTATGTTTTCAAATAagcaatatacatgtacttgagtTCATTATAACTTGTAAAACCTCCCTAACAATACATGTATTCAGTTCTTATATATATTCAAGACTGACAAGAGCCAATACCTTTTCTGTTTCTGTGACAGCAGCTTCAGGTTCTTCTTCTCCACCCTCAGTCTCTACATTAACATCTTCATCCTCACCTTCCATAGCATCACCTCCCCCATCTTCAGCAGCGAACGCTATAGACTTtcctaaaatgaaaatatattcatGTAGAAGGATTTGAACCAATTGATAATTAAACAAGACACATCCACTGCATAACATGTTCCACTCTGTGAGCAAAAACTATCACATCAAGTTCAGTGAACTCAAAAATATGGAACATGTAGGTCAACATAATAAtttggtatatacatgtacttttatggttTAATAGCTTTAATAAGGTCTATTTTTATTGCACCTAAAATCATTTGACATGATGAATCTTGATACAAATTGTCTCCAATCACATAAGTTATGACAAGTTAAATAGATGGAAAAGCTTTATACATAAACAAAACTGTTTGCATTTTTCAGTTGCCACGTATGGACTCTTTGTTTTAATATAACGGGTCATTCGTAAACTTAAAAAAACTCAGCCTGCAAAACAGGTAAAATAGTTTTGCACCATGATTTGATTAAATACTGCATCATGTTGGTGCGGTTAGGTGGGATTCGTGTACAACTCTGTGGCACAAAAGTGCCACGTATCAGAAGTGAAGTTTGACATCCCGAAAGCGAAAGTACTTACCAGATTCAAATATCATCAAGGTTGTTGGTAAAACcaacaacaaaagaaacaaaaacttCCCAAGAAAACTtttcattgttaatttgttcACGATAATAAACAGTGAGATGGATGATTACTGATTTTCCACAGCCTCTTCTTTTCTTTCTACGGCGACCGGTGTAGTTAATGGACGTAGTTGTAATGATTAATTTGATTGGTTGttacaaaacttttacaaaatctgcACCAATAGGATATCTTCTGACAATAAATGTAACCGGAAGCAACATGTAAAAATGAAGTGCCCTGCGGGAAAATTCTGAAAACTACATCTGTATTCTTTTCAAAAACATGTAATGATAACGTGTCACCAAACTAACGATTTTCTATCATATTCTATGCATTTGTATGAAGGCATAACTCCTATATTCTATCTAAGAAAATACGTAATCGTGTTGACTCGTACGATTGTCTAACCGTACCATGTCATCTCGTCCTATGACAACTCGTACCTTGTCTTTTAAATCAGGCACTGAATTAAGTAAAGGTTGAACACGGGGAGGGTCTTTTTACCACAGAACACCAAAGAATACCCCAAATATACTACAGAACTTCGAAATATTTATACTTGAGACATTGTTATCCTGTTATTGCCATTGgtcattcttttaaaaaattgatatttaataatttatttaaataaatttaatttttctatttactaataTTCAGGGTCACTCACAATGGCTGTGCCTCAAACTGAATAACCAATAATTTAGATCATACAGAAACCCCTAGCTATTTAAACCATAACATACAAAGATATTTTACGTTTGTGACATTTATATTTTAGctacattttaatctttttttttgtaatttttaattcatttttgaaaatgtttagatgcattacaaaattatttgttaaattaattttgtttatcagtttttggtcacttttttttattaattttatgttaaggttcatgtggactccttggctaaaatggctgcattttcacctcaaaatttactcagagtacagacagacagacagacagacagacagagtaaagacaaacctgtgcatctagaaaagttttaaggccctagataaataaatttcaaatatgttttatgttttagaaaaaataaaaaacaggattttgcagtgcactttttttttcattccaccagaaggtgccaaaataaactaagttgagaaagaggtttgagaacttccccacaggtaataattgaagttaGATGTATTAATTaacatggacaatagatggacaatagatacctgacaataattgatGATTTAAACTGtatacctgagtggaccatatatCAAGagaaactcaactgtttgtttattttatcatcttctgcagtaatgaaaaaagtgcactgcaaaatccagttaagttttcaattttctaaaacatacaatgcatttgaattttatttatctagggcatgctatgccttaaaacttttccagatgcaccgTTTTGTCTGTACTCAATGTAAATTTTGATGTGAAAATGCAGTCATTTTaaccatagggtccacatgaaccttaagagTTGTTGCAATACATATCAAAATGGTTAATGGGACATTTAATTAAAGTTGATGTTATTAAAGTGACTATAAATAATAAGGTATTTGTAATTTGTTAAGCTGGTATCTATTATTTATACTTTAATAATGTTTGTACAAGAAAGTTTTCTCCATTAGAGTATATATATAACTGTGTTAAGGGCTACCAGATATCTTCAAAAGATATCTGAAGTTGTTGTAGGACAGTAATATTTGAGTTGACTAATAAGGGTGtctttttaattgtaaaaaagttAAAGTTCGGTGACTGTTTTTGGATACTTATGTTGTGTGTATATCTTCTCCAATCATTTGATAATATTTtggattttttaccaaatgtTGTATGCAGAAAGAAAGCGTTAAACTGgaactttatattaaaaaaattggtACATATAgcatcaatctaattaaaaaccgatctctcatcgctcctgtttctgatatgtcgcgtgggagatctaacgaaacccgctttgaggtcacatgtgagtgacctcgtaggtgtgtctttttcgaccaatgaaattgagtcttccgcGATCTTGCAAGTTTAACgaaaggcaaagggatgtaactcattttatttacgacgaaatcgtcagtcaaaataattcataaacttttttgattggcttattaataggtcgtcaactcatttgcatatctttatgaattcataacttttagttcactcacatgtgacctcaaagccggtttcgttagatctcccacgcgacatatcagaaacaggagcgatgagagatcggtttttaattagattgatataGCATTTACATATAGATTCTATATTTTTGAGACCAAAATTAATGCTGACATTAGTAAGTTCACTGAAACAATTAAAGTACCAAAATTTAATTAGATTAACAAATTTTGATTGTTCTGTGGTATTCTGTGGTAAAAAGATGCTCTGTTGAAAAGGTGTACGTGCTGGTTTTTTGTTGACAATTTGCCAGGACACAGCCACAATTTTAAGGTGAAAGGCATGCATGTTAGCACAGTTCCTTATCTGAAAAGGGACATCTTGATCATGTTAAAGTGTAGTCAAAATATTTGTGATTTATCAGATCTTGCCACGTCTTGAtaggctattttaattttctgcTGTGACACCTTCCTTTTTACTGACTTGTAAGATATATTTAACTATCTTTTCAACCTGTTTTTTTTGTAAGTACAGGCAACTGAGAATTTGGAATATGATTGGCAAAGGTGGATGACTTCTTTTGAAGCTTGCCCTGACAATCAGCTTTttcaatgagcaaaaccaatactatAGCATACAGTAATTTATAAAAGGCcatgacatgacaaaatgtgaagcatttaaaaaaaccaactgctaattttgcaaaataataaatgaaaaacaaatttggcAGATGCAACAACCAactacaaccactaaattacataCTCCAGATCAGGGACATGTAtgtacagaatgtggtggggttaaatatgttatttgtggacaatatttcataggaaaatattttgctttacagGTAAACAGAGCAAAAgtcatcaattttaaaatataagaaaataaacaatttgaaaaagCTATACAATGTCAAACTTTTTATTTTGCAGGATTAATTAAGAGTTTAACTGAAGAATTTAAATCCATTGGCAGCTAGTATAAGACACTAAATATGTATAGATAAGTAAAGAAATGACAAAAGGTAAGTGATTCTATTGTCTTGAATATCTATGAATACACTCAGACCAACCCTGCCGCATGTTATCATGCTTATCCAGAAACCTTAtaagtggttgttgttgttaGTATATGTACTTAGATGTTAGTCTTGTTCTGTTTTTTTACATGCTTAGAAGGCTTTGTCCTTTCACTATACTAATTGCTAAACAATTTGTTGCATTTGTTGTTCCTGGTGTAATTTGATCACTAAAATCACTTCCAAATATTATATAGTAAAGTACAAACAAAATGTACACGAACAAAGATGTgtggtatacatgtatatcaacaaGAAAGTCACCAATGGCACACATATAGCCTTgatctttatttgttttgtatggGTATTTATTTGGACAATAAGGTTAAATGGATattgatgtttttatttataaggccaggattttttaatttattggtttacggatccgccgacccgattttgctgatttccagaataaaaataaaattcacttttcacgcttttttattcccgccgaccttatcaaatgcattatccctaaaaaataattaaaatattttttttcctgaaatgaaatgcattaatcactaacaaaattgacaacactttctgttgtgaaaaaaaaaccttccagtttacgtttctaaatatagacaaatcaattataactgaccttgaaatgtcgtttgcgcaaataattttgcgaaacaaaacttgtgtttaaaaccaattgcacaataagttcgtttaccttatttgtcatcagtccgtaagatgcatcatctcatagaaatagacttgtccaaatgtggacagggtgAAGGCATCAAATTAAAgaactgaatattaacaaatcattaggaattttcttgtttttataggtaataaaaaaaatgtcgttcatttggataaaaaaacgggaatgcaagacaacagattaacccgatatcgtttttccagtggacgattctattaggtttttgacacgtgtgttgaaacttattttcgtacgacgtttatgcattttttctttatcagttttcgtgcttgaagatcattatttaccaagttttctggaattgattaagagctacgcgaatctatttttcttgtttctgaaatgATGATTTAATTTAGTCTTTGTCCatgcatcccccttttttttactgtaaattactAGACAATGTCATGCGTAGTTTATaacagctgagcaataatatttcatcgaactaaaattttagaaatgatgataaaatagcataacaaacatattgctagaaaggtgaaatatatattgattttgcatatttttttgtcttcaaagatgattttttttctttttttttcccgaccgaccgacccgaccttttcatggggaaaatccgtaaaccaacaaattaaaaaaccgtggcctaaaTGATAGTTTCAAACAGTGTAGCATTTACAGTAACTAGttagagttgtttccctttaactgtttattacaaacaaaatgatTGGCTGAAAGTTGTAGTATACAAAATTGATTATGTTTAGTCTATAGACACCATTGACCAGGAAATTATTtagatttgaaattattatgCTACCAAACATTCTGGTGGTTTCCTTCTTGTTACATTCATTAATATGCTTTTCTTCATAAAAAGCCCTAGGGTTAACtaaggtatagaaatatggtcattcATGGTATATTCTATTCAAGCAGTAAAACCTATGGGTAAGAGGGGACTGGGGAGTCCATTTACATCTGCAGTATGTATAAATTCACAGACATATCTGTTGTTCTATTAAATGTGTTGTTTACTAAGAGAGCCGTTTTCTATGCATGTtcaagaacccttgcaacaactctttaaaGATTCCATAGATGACCTGTTGCATGCAAATTTCTGTCCCTTCATATTCCAGTTACAATTGAAATTCCTACCCTTTTTCCTTGTTGACCCACTTTGCAGAAACTGTCAATCAGatgtgttattgttttgttcTTGTCCAGACCTGTCaccatgcatgaaatatttgccactggaagttaggctaaaaaaaaatattaattattctGCAAAGTAATGTAGATGGTTTACAAAGTACTTCCATGAGTTCCCACTAAAATTTCCATACCATATAGAAAGTATTACAACTTTGAAACTGATTTAATCTGACTAATGGTGTTTCATGCAATTTGCTTTTGAGGTTTtaagcatttatttaaaaaaaaatcttaatgacagaaaattcaatattatgaagaaaaaaatcgcTTTTAGCAGTCGGTTTGGTTAGATATTGTCAAAATAAACTCAAAGACAGTGCTGCTGTATTATTGGATTGTAGGTCAAAATTAAACCTCATTTGAATCTGTATTGAGGCCACATTTAATTTGATCCTTAAATGGCGAGATTTGTGCATGTACTAAGCTTGCTCAGTCATAAAAATGAAAGATAAGGATTTTTCGGGGGACATTTTGTAATTTGGAAATATGTTTAagtatgtaataaataaaaatgagacTTTGAGTCTAATCGATAAACATTAATTCAACAGCTTATATCCCTTCAACATGTACAAAcctaaacttcttttttttattaacgtttAAAACTCTAATCATGCTAATCatgtaaatgaaaattttaacactGTATATATTTCATGTAATTATGTAACGCTGTAAATATGTAAATGAATACATTATACTCTAACTGTGTAAATGAATACGATAAAACAGTAACTCAGTATCTAAATACGGTAAAATCAAAAACACGACCAATAAATTTATGGAAATCATTGTAAGAAGTACATTAGAGCGACAGTAATCTAGACAAAATAAGGTTATGACAGCACTTTCAATCTTACAGGCAATCATTTACAAGATTATTGAGGAATTTATTGACCGAAAACTGTTTATTGGAAGAATGCTAAAATGTTATAACAGTGCAAATAACCCTGCTTCTTAAGAAGCTATTAGATTGATCAGAGAGAATATTTGTTGAATCTCGTCTTATTAGAAAATGAATATTGTTTCCTCCATCCTTTTAAAAGGTTATTGGAAAATAATAGCATTTTTAGTCCTTGGCCATTGACATTTACTCCACGTCATATTGGTATTAGATTACTGGTGGTTAGGATGCTCTGAGTTTTCAAGCTGTGAAAATAGTTCCCTGCGCTTTAACAATTTGTTATACAAACACTGCAAATGGTTTCTCTTATGTCTGCTTCCTGGTTGAAGTTGTTTGTGAGCAGAAGGTCATTTCCTTGAAAGGCAAAGAGAATGAAAGACCAAGTTGTATTTGATATGTTTGAAGGCCGTGTTAAAAACAAATCGTTGAAATATTATCAATTTGTTTTAAGATGAGAAGAAATGTCCTGTGAATCCATTAACCAAACCTTATTGGGTTGATTTgcagatttcttttttttctaacaaaATGGTTTGAAGAGTTAAATCCCTTTGGAGTGTTATTTTCCATATAGGAAAGGCTGTCTTGTTCTATAAGGGACCTGAGTTTAATCATGAAATTGGATTGTTCAGTTACTATTCTTTGTCCCTTT includes:
- the LOC139523968 gene encoding translocon-associated protein subunit alpha-like, which translates into the protein MKSFLGKFLFLLLLVLPTTLMIFESGKSIAFAAEDGGGDAMEGEDEDVNVETEGGEEEPEAAVTETEKGEGEEEEETTQLKPSEDADVVTLFTKPTGTTDLPAGKLVRFLVGFTNKGDKKFTLESLGASFRYPQDYNFFIQNFTAATYNMEVEAKRQATVEYAFSPPESFAARPFGLTILLDYKDEDGNSFQNAVFNETVNIIEPDEGLDGETFFLYVFLAALAVLLMVGAQQFLGTFSRKHLSKPKPKVEMGTQNSDIDYDWIPKEALQKNSPGRSPKQSPRQRRSKRATSSGEE